In one window of Sardina pilchardus chromosome 23, fSarPil1.1, whole genome shotgun sequence DNA:
- the kpnb3 gene encoding importin-5 translates to MAEQQQFYLLLGNLMSPDNNVRKQSEETYDNIPGPTKITFLLQAVRDASAAEEVKQMAAVLLRRLFSSSFEEIYPGLTVDMQTAVKTELLNGIQGEEGSSSIRRKVCDVAAELARNLIDDEGNNQWPEILKFLFDSVNSQNTGLREAALHIFWNFPGIFGNQQQHYMEVIKRMLVQCMQDQENPQIRTLAARATASFVLTNESNSPLLKHFSELLPGILQAVNESCYQGDDSVLKSLVEIADTAPKYLRPHLEATLQLSLKLCGDTNLTNMQRQLALEVIVTLSETAAAMLRKHTAIVAQSVPQMLAMMVDLEEDEEWATADELEDDDFDSNAVAGESALDRIACGLGGKIVLPMIKQHIMQMLQNPDWKYRHAGLMALSAIGEGCHQQMEAILNEIVSFVLLFCQDPHPRVRYAACNAIGQMATDFAPTFQKKFHDKVISALLQTMEDQTNPRVQAHAAAALINFTEDCPKSLLIPYLDNLVQHLHVIMVAKLQELIQKGTKLVLEQVVTSIASVADTAEEKFVPYYDLFMPNLKHIVENAVQKELRLLRGKTIECISLIGLAVGKDKFMPDASAVMQLLLKTQTDFNDLEDDDPQISYMISAWARMCKILGKEFQQYLPVVMGPLMKTASIKPEVALLDTQDMENMSEDDGWEFVNLGDQQSFGIKTAGLEEKATACQMLVCYAKELKEGFVEYTEQVVKLMVPLLKFYFHDGVRVAAAESMPLLLECARVRGPDYLTQMWHFMCDALIKAIGTEPDSDVLSEIMHSFAKCIELMGDGCLNNEHFEELGGILKGKLEEHFKNQELRQTKRQDEDYDEQVEETLQDEDENDVYILTKVSDILHSLFSSYKEKVLPWFEQLLQLIVNLICPHRPWADRQWGLCIFDDVVEHCSPSSFKYAEYFLRPMLQSLCDTSPEVRQAAAYGIGVMAQYGGESYRPFCTEAIPLLVGVIQSPESKVKENVNATENCISAVGKVMRFRPECVNVNEILPHWLSWLPLNEDKEEAVHTFDFLCDLIESNNPIVLGPDNANLPKIFVIIADGVANESVKGEDGCSKRLANVIRQVQVSGGLWTQCVSTLTETQQKAIQDLLNTA, encoded by the exons ATGGCGGAGCAACAGCAGTTCTACCTCTTACTGGGCAACCTGATGAGCCCTGACAACAATGTCAGGAAGCAGTCAGAG GAAACTTATGACAACATCCCCGGTCCGACGAAGATCACGTTCTTGCTGCAGGCTGTCCGCGATGCATCCGCTGCGGAGGAG GTCAAGCAGATGGCCGCCGTGCTGCTGCGGCGGCTCTTCTCGTCCTCCTTCGAGGAGATCTACCCCGGCCTGACGGTGGACATGCAGACGGCCGTCAAGACGGAGCTGCTCAACGGCATCCAGGGCGAGGAGGGCTCGTCCAGCATTCGCAGGAAGGTCTGCGACGTAGCCGCCGAGCTCGCCCGCAACCTCAtcg ATGATGAGGGAAACAACCAGTGGCCCGAGATCCTCAAATTCCTTTTCGATTCAGTCAACTCCCAGAACACGGGGCTGAGGGAAGCGGCTCTGCACATattctg GAACTTCCCCGGTATCTTTGGCAATCAGCAGCAGCATTACATGGAGGTGATCAAGCGCATGTTGGTGCAGTGTATGCAGGACCAGGAGAATCCCCAG ATCCGCACTCTGGCTGCCCGGGCCACCGCCTCCTTTGTCCTGACCAATGAGAGCAACTCTCCCCTGCTGAAGCATTTCTCAGAACTGCTTCCAGGCATCCTCCAG GCTGTCAACGAGTCCTGTTACCAGGGAGATGACTCTGTGCTGAAGTCCCTGGTGGAGATTGCGGACACGGCGCCCAAGTACCTGCGCCCTCACCTGGAGGCcaccctgcagctcagcctGAAG CTGTGCGGCGACACCAACCTGACAAACATGCAGCGGCAGCTGGCCCTGGAGGTCATAGTCACCCTGTCCGAGACGGCCGCCGCCATGCTGAGGAAGCACACCGCCATCGTGGCCCAAAGCG TCCCCCAGATGCTGGCCATGATGGTGGacctggaggaggacgaggagtggGCCACTGCTGACGAGCTGGAGGATGATGACTTTGACAG TAACGCGGTAGCTGGAGAGAGTGCGCTGGATAGAATCGCCTGTGGGCTCGGAGGGAAGATCGTGCTGCCCATGATCAAGCAGCACATTATGCAGATGCTCCAGAACC cTGACTGGAAGTACCGCCACGCCGGCCTCATGGCCCTGTCGGCCATCGGTGAGGGTTGCCACCAGCAGATGGAGGCCATCCTGAATGAGATCGTCAGCTTCGTACTGCTCTTCTGCCAGGACCCT CATCCCAGAGTCCGCTACGCTGCCTGCAATGCCATTGGCCAGATGGCCACTGATTTCGCCCCCACCTTCCAGAAGAAGTTCCACGATAAG GTCATCTCTGCCCTGCTCCAGACCATGGAGGACCAGACCAACCCCAGAGTGCAGGCCCACGCTGCCGCCGCACTCATCAACTTCACCGAGGACTGCCCCAAGTCCCTGCTCATCCCCTACCTGGACAACCTGGTCCAGCACCTCCACGTCATCATGGTGGCCAAGCTGCAAGAG CTAATTCAGAAAGGCACCAAGCTGGTGCTGGAGCAGGTGGTGACGTCCATCGCCTCGGTGGCGGACACGGCCGAGGAGAAGTTCGTGCCCTACTACGACCTGTTCATGCCCAACCTGAAGCACATCGTGGAGAACGCCGTGCAGAAGGAGCTGCGGCTGCTCCGCGGGAAGACCATCGAGTGCATCAGCCTCATCGGCCTGGCGGTTGGCAAGGACAAG TTCATGCCCGACGCCTCTGCAGTCATGCAGTTGCTATTGAAGACTCAGACCGACTTCAACGACTTGGAAGATGACGATCCACAG atCTCCTACATGATCTCTGCCTGGGCTCGCATGTGTAAGATCTTGGGGAAGGAGTTCCAGCAGTACCTGCCCGTCGTCATGGGCCCCCTTATGAAGACTGCCTCCATCAAACCAGAAGTGGCCCTGTTAGACA cCCAGGACATGGAGAATATGTCGGAAGATGACGGATGGGAGTTTGTCAATCTGGGAGATCAGCAGAGCTTTGGCATCAAAACCGCTGGTCTGGAGGAGAAGGCCACTGCATGTCAGATGTTG GTTTGCTATGCCAAGGAGCTGAAGGAAGGTTTTGTGGAATACACCGAGCAGGTGGTGAAGCTGATGGTTCCTCTGCTGAAATTCTACTTCCACGATG GGGTGCGGGTGGCGGCTGCGGAGTCCATGCCCCTTCTGCTGGAGTGTGCCCGGGTGCGGGGCCCGGACTACCTCACCCAGATGTGGCACTTCATGTGCGATGCCCTCATCAAGGCCATTGGCACAGAGCCAGACTCAGATGTGCTGTCGGAGATCATGCACTCCTTTGCCAAG TGCATTGAGCTAATGGGAGATGGTTGCCTGAACAACGAGCACTTTGAAGAACTGGGAGGAATTCTGAAGGGAAAACTGGAGGAGCACTTTAAAAACCAAGAACTCAGACAAA CCAAAAGACAAGATGAGGACTATGACGAGCAAGTAGAGGAGACTTTACAAGATGAG GATGAGAATGATGTATACATACTCACCAAGGTGTCAGACATTTTGCATTCGTTGTTCAGCAGCTACAAAGAGAAAGTGCTTCCATGGTTTgagcagctcctgcagctcatCGTCAATCTCATA TGCCCTCACAGACCTtgggcagacagacagtggGGCCTGTGCATCTTCGACGACGTGGTGGAGCACTGCAGTCCCTCCTCGTTTAAGTATGCCGAGTACTTCCTGCGACCCATGCTCCAGTCCCTGTGCGACACCAGCCCCGAGGTGCGCCAGGCTGCCGCCTACGGCATTGGCGTCATGGCCCAGTATGGAGGAGAGAGCTACAGGCCTTTCTGCACAG AGGCAATCCCATTGCTGGTTGGAGTCATTCAGTCCCCTGAATCCAAAGTGAAGGAGAACGTCAATGCCACAGAGAACTGCATCTCCGCTGTCGGCAAGGTCATGAGGTTCCGGCCAGAGTGTGTCAACGTCAACGAGATCCTCCCCCATTGGCTCTCCTGGCTGCCACTCAATGAAGACAAAGAGGAGGCAGTCCATACTTTTGACTTTCTGTGTGACCTTATTGAAAG CAACAACCCCATTGTTCTTGGTCCTGACAATGCCAACCTGCCCAAGATCTTTGTGATCATCGCCGATGGTGTTGCAAACGAGTCTGTGAAAGGAGAGGATGGGTGCAGCAAGAGATTGGCCAATGTTATTCGCCAAGTACAG GTCTCCGGAGGATTATGGACACAGTGTGTATCAACACTCACCGAGACGCAGCAGAAAGCCATTCAGGACCTGCTTAACACCGCCTGA